In the genome of Brachypodium distachyon strain Bd21 chromosome 3, Brachypodium_distachyon_v3.0, whole genome shotgun sequence, the window TTGGCCTCCTCGCTGGACGGGTCGGCCTTGTAGGCGGTGCCCTCGATGTAGTCGCGCTTCCCTTTGCTCCAGGTCTCGTTGAGCACGTGCACCGTGGCGCCGTCCTCCATGAGCTCGTACGTGGCGCGCGTGTCCCGCCCGTCCCGGGGCTGGAAGAAGTTTGGGAACGACGCGATCTCGTACCAGCGGCCCATGTACCGCGGCACGTCCAGACCAAGAACCACCCCCATCTCGCTCCCGCTCTTCTTCGCCGTCGCAGCTGCCATTTGTAATTTGTGTCTGACTCGaacgctagctagctagctttgtgAATGATCTTGGTTGCTTGATGGATGCAGCTGTAGTAGTGAGCTTTGCTTCAGATGGGTGGATTTATAGAAGCTGCCGtgggaaggggggggggggggggggggttcagGGGGTTGTTAGCTTAGCTTGTTCGTAGGGAAGGAAGAGGGGGGGAAGAAGGAAGGCCGGGGGAGGATAAGGTGGTCGAAAGGACGTGGAGGGCTCTGGAACGCTTGTCGACCGTGTTTGTAAGTTTGTTTGCTTGCTCGGGGCTGGGCTCTACAAGCTCTATACGTGTAGTCGACTTCTGGCTTGCTCGTGAACGTGAAGGTTACCGCTTTCGCGGGACATGCGATCCATCGTCGTTTTGGCCTTTTGGTTTTCATCAATGgtaaaacaaattttagcGTCCATTGACCAAATATCGATCGACCATTACGTGGGGGTTCATTGCTACGTACAGTTCACAAAACTCACGCTAAGCTGGCTCATccatgccttttcttttttcacatCTTTTGAGAGGCATCCCGTGCAGTTTTTTTTGCTAATGAACTGCTATGTCTCGCCACCGATCCTGACAAATACACGTCAATTGCACACAAATTGGAAAACGTTCTCAACTTCTCCTACAAGTATTGTGGTTGGATCTATATTAACCTGAAGTTCTAAGCCACACAGAATTACTCCCAAGACCCAGGGACTACTTTCACACTGGGCTCCCTTTCCACACATACCTCTAGCTCTAGAGCACTCCGGAATGTGGTAGACATTTTGCTCAACCTTCCCCTGGCTGGTTCCTTGCCCCCCAAGGTTTAAACTCTACCCAACCAAGCAtaaagagaaaacaagaaaccatTCCGGCCGTATACCGGTTGTACGTGGGTAAACATCTCGAAAGGGATATTCAGGCTGCCTCCTCTACGAGCTAGTGTACATGCATGTCACTGCTTACACTCTTTGCGACTTTAGTTTATTTAgttactcccttcgttccaaaataactggtctccgtctcaaaataagtgacgtcaAATTGTATAACGAGTTTAGTTTATACAAATACACGTAagttattttggaacggagaaagtacgTGGTCCCGTAGACCCGTACCCCATGGCTCGCATGAGCACGTCTTCTCGACGCAGGGCTCACTCGCCGGCTGCAATCTGCCACGCCGCGTTGTTGTGTCAGGCTCGCAACACAAGTTCCGTGCTAGGTGGTGCAACTGGATCATCAGAGATTTCGTTTAGGGTGTGTTAGAATGAACTGAGATGCATGTCACGGAGGCTTCGTTTAGGGTGCGTTTGGTTTAGATAACCAAATGCGCCGTTTCCAGGAATGCTTGCACACTTATTACAGTACAAACTCACTTCAGACGAGTCATCTCTCAGAGGCTGAAATGCTATCCAAGATTTTCCGAACCACAGAGTATGTAAATGATATGATATATATTGACGGGTAGCCAGGTAACTGCATAAATATTCTTCACCGAAACAACAAAGCACTGAATTTAACACTATTAGCTTGAAGTTTGGAGAACTCTCGAGTCAAAAACCCTAGTACAGATGGAACAATATAGATGTGGCATCAAAAATTTCCTGATCAAACTTAGTAAGATTCTGTAATGCTTTGATCAGGCACCGGTAAATGCCTTCTTCACTGCACCACTCTTTGAGCCTGCCGGGATAACCTTCAGCACATTGAACCGCACGGTTTTGGACAGTGGTCTGCATGGCATAATCGATGTTGTTCAGTATGAGCCGTGTCAACCCGATATCATAAACACAACAGCATAAGTTCCCTGGTTCAATCTTCACTCTATCGGTGGGATTTTAACAAGGTAATGTTATGTCACATTTAACCATATTACAAGTTTTCAGCCATCTAGTTAGCTAGCTAATGTGAGCATGAGCAAGGTAGATATTTTTACCTGCACTGACCAATGATCACGTGATCTCCTTCCCTCACACGGAAGCAAGGGGAAATGTGGGCAGGGATGTTGGAATGCCTCTTCTCATACCTATTCACGAATACCAATATAATGGTTATGATCTGTAATAAACTAATAACCCCAGGCAATTTGAAACCAGGGAAGAACATTTGACTTACCTCTGATATTTCTTGACAAAGTGGAGGTAGTTTCTGCGAACAATGATGGTCCTGTTCATTTTAGCACTATGGCATGTTCCAGCAATGATGCGACCTCTAATTGACACGGTGCCAGTGAATGGGCATTTCTTATCAATGTAGGTTCCTG includes:
- the LOC100824210 gene encoding 40S ribosomal protein S11 — protein: MAEQTEKSFLKQPKVFLCPKKITKGNNKPGKQGNRFWKSVGLGFKTPKEAIEGTYIDKKCPFTGTVSIRGRIIAGTCHSAKMNRTIIVRRNYLHFVKKYQRYEKRHSNIPAHISPCFRVREGDHVIIGQCRPLSKTVRFNVLKVIPAGSKSGAVKKAFTGA